A region of Arabidopsis thaliana chromosome 5, partial sequence DNA encodes the following proteins:
- the PYL5 gene encoding Polyketide cyclase/dehydrase and lipid transport superfamily protein (PYRABACTIN RESISTANCE 1-LIKE 5 (PYL5); CONTAINS InterPro DOMAIN/s: Polyketide cyclase/dehydrase (InterPro:IPR019587); BEST Arabidopsis thaliana protein match is: PYR1-like 6 (TAIR:AT2G40330.1); Has 1807 Blast hits to 1807 proteins in 277 species: Archae - 0; Bacteria - 0; Metazoa - 736; Fungi - 347; Plants - 385; Viruses - 0; Other Eukaryotes - 339 (source: NCBI BLink).), translating into MRSPVQLQHGSDATNGFHTLQPHDQTDGPIKRVCLTRGMHVPEHVAMHHTHDVGPDQCCSSVVQMIHAPPESVWALVRRFDNPKVYKNFIRQCRIVQGDGLHVGDLREVMVVSGLPAVSSTERLEILDEERHVISFSVVGGDHRLKNYRSVTTLHASDDEGTVVVESYIVDVPPGNTEEETLSFVDTIVRCNLQSLARSTNRQ; encoded by the coding sequence ATGAGGTCACCGGTGCAACTCCAACACGGCTCAGACGCCACTAACGGTTTCCACACGCTGCAGCCTCACGATCAGACCGATGGTCCGATCAAGAGAGTGTGTCTCACGCGCGGTATGCATGTCCCTGAACACGTTGCGATGCACCACACACACGACGTTGGTCCGGACCAGTGTTGCTCCTCGGTGGTGCAGATGATCCACGCGCCGCCTGAGTCCGTGTGGGCTCTTGTGCGGCGTTTCGATAATCCGAAGGTTTACAAGAACTTCATCAGACAGTGCCGTATCGTCCAAGGCGATGGACTACACGTCGGCGATCTCCGGGAGGTCATGGTGGTCTCTGGACTCCCGGCGGTCTCGAGCACCGAGAGGCTCGAGATCTTGGACGAGGAGCGTCACGTGATAAGCTTTAGTGTCGTTGGTGGGGACCACAGGCTCAAGAACTACCGATCGGTGACGACACTACACGCGTCGGACGACGAAGGTACCGTGGTGGTGGAGTCTTACATCGTTGATGTGCCGCCGGGAAACACGGAGGAGGAAACTCTAAGCTTCGTTGATACTATCGTCCGGTGCAACCTTCAGTCTCTGGCTCGAAGTACCAACCGGCAATAA
- a CDS encoding RNA-binding protein codes for MFSSTMGAKRNNIPKLSDVGRIKVTGYDTGLPLDDLYTALAEHFSSCGEIWEIYIPLKFDETNTILNRFWWLLPPPFLSNSSAQVNVGGWNVSVEAYPYPAHANDKVIVRVEGYDTSLRKSQISRALVKLFSPYGNIIRLHFVKESSVRAVVHGKDVADTVTQLNGSYMRGRKLAVLGDCQTGNTYTPHSPPRQFQ; via the exons ATGTTCTCATCCACCATG GGAGCGAAACGGAATAACATTCCAAAACTGAG TGACGTTGGGAGGATTAAGGTTACGGGATATGACACTGGTCTTCCGCTTGATGATCTCTACACGGCGTTGGCAGAACATTTCTCTTCATGTGGAGAGATCTGGGAGATTTATATTCCCTTAAAATTTGATGAGACTAATACGATTCTCAACAGGTTTTGGTggcttcttcctcctccatttCTTTCCAACTCATCAGCTCAAGTTAACGTGGGAGGATGGAATGTCTCTGTTGAGGCTTATCCGTATCCGGCACACGCAAACGA TAAGGTTATTGTAAGAGTTGAAGGATATGATACTTCGCTTAGGAAGAGTCAAATCTCGAGGGCTTTGGTTAAACTTTTCTCTCCATATGGAAATATCATACGCCTCCATTTTGTCAAAGAGAG CTCAGTTAGAGCTGTTGTTCACGGAAAAGACGTAGCTGATACCGTGACTCAACTTAATGGGAGCTACATGCGAGGACGCAAATTAGCTGTATTGGGTGACTGCCAAACCGGAAATACCTATACGCCTCATTCGCCGCCGCGTCAATTTCAGTAA
- a CDS encoding P-loop containing nucleoside triphosphate hydrolases superfamily protein (P-loop containing nucleoside triphosphate hydrolases superfamily protein; FUNCTIONS IN: helicase activity, nucleic acid binding, ATP-dependent helicase activity, ATP binding; INVOLVED IN: biological_process unknown; LOCATED IN: cellular_component unknown; EXPRESSED IN: 21 plant structures; EXPRESSED DURING: 13 growth stages; CONTAINS InterPro DOMAIN/s: RNA helicase, DEAD-box type, Q motif (InterPro:IPR014014), DNA/RNA helicase, DEAD/DEAH box type, N-terminal (InterPro:IPR011545), RNA helicase, ATP-dependent, DEAD-box, conserved site (InterPro:IPR000629), DEAD-like helicase, N-terminal (InterPro:IPR014001), DNA/RNA helicase, C-terminal (InterPro:IPR001650), Helicase, superfamily 1/2, ATP-binding domain (InterPro:IPR014021); BEST Arabidopsis thaliana protein match is: DEA(D/H)-box RNA helicase family protein (TAIR:AT1G71370.1); Has 1807 Blast hits to 1807 proteins in 277 species: Archae - 0; Bacteria - 0; Metazoa - 736; Fungi - 347; Plants - 385; Viruses - 0; Other Eukaryotes - 339 (source: NCBI BLink).), translated as MDSSANINKALTETRFSDLEPPLSGDIIEALNQSDFEFCTPVQAATIPLLCSYKDVAVDAATGSGKTLAFVVPLVEILRRSTSFPPKPHQVMGVIISPTRELSTQIYNVAQPFVSTLANVNSVLLVGGREVKADMKIIEEEGCNVLIGTPGRLSDIMERMEILDFRNLEILILDEADRLLEMGFQRQVNYIISRLPKQRRTGLFSATQTEGVEELAKAGLRNPVRVEVRAKSKSESSQQLTNSKTPSGLHLEYMECEADKKSSQLVDLLIKNSDKKLIVFFMTCASVDYWGLVLSKIPALKSISLIPIHGDMKQNARDKALASFTKASSGALLCTDVAARGLDIPGIDYVVQYDPPQDPNMFNHRAGRTARLGRQGRAIVFLLPKEEAYVEFMRIRRVPLEERKCSEDASDVIPIIRSAAMKDRAVMEKGLKAFVSFVRAYKEHHCSFIFRWKDLEIGKLAMGYGLLYLPSMSEVKQHRLSSEGFTPVEGVKFEEIKFKDKYREKQRQQNLQVRKEKRQEEKKEKGKRKRVDASASNDPKKASRKLTGKQRQTIQTAEDEEVMDRDYKLMIKVKKGLIKEDEYERLTGDDDLF; from the exons ATGGATTCATCGGCGAACATAAACAAAGCTCTAACGGAGACGCGTTTCTCCGACCTCGAACCTCCACTCTCCGGAGATATCATTGAGGCTCTTAATCAGTCTGATTTCGAGTTCTGCACTCCGGTTCAAGCCGCGACGATCCCTTTACTCTGTAGTTACAAGGATGTTGCCGTCGACGCTGCCACTGGTTCTGGAAAAACCCTAGCTTTCGTCGTTCCCCTCGTAGAAATCCTCCGTCGATCCACCTCATTCCCTCCGAAGCCTCACCAG GTCATGGGGGTGATTATATCGCCAACGAGAGAGCTATCAACGCAGATATATAATGTCGCACAACCATTTGTTTCGACTTTGGCAAATGTGAACTCTGTGTTGCTTGTTGGAGGCCGAGAGGTGAAAGCTGACATGAAgattattgaagaagaaggatgcAATGTCTTGATTGGTACACCTGGAAGACTTTCTGATATTATGGAACGAATGGAGATTCTGGATTTTCGAAATCTTGAG ATTCTTATTCTAGATGAGGCAGATAGGCTTTTGGAGATGGGGTTCCAAAGGCAGGTGAATTACATTATCTCACGCTTGCCAAAGCAGAGGAGGACTGGCCTCTTTTCAGCTACACAAACAGAGGGCGTTGAAGAGCTCGCCAAGGCTGGGCTTAGGAACCCTGTGAGAGTTGAAGTTCGAGCTAAGTCGAAGTCGGAATCATCCCAGCAATTGACAAACTCGAAAACCCCTTCTGGTCTTCATCTTGAG TATATGGAATGCGAAGCAGATAAAAAATCATCACAACTAGTTGATCTCCTCATCAAGAACAGTGATAAAAAGCTTATAGT ATTCTTCATGACCTGTGCTTCTGTTGACTACTGGGGACTCGTACTTTCAAAAATTCCTGCCCTGAAGTCCATATCTTTAATTCCTATCCATGGGGATATGAAGCAG AATGCAAGAGACAAGGCATTAGCTTCGTTTACTAAAGCATCAAGTGGTGCCCTTCTGTGCACAGACGTTGCTGCACGTGGACTTGATATTCCAGGCATTGATTATGTTGTTCAG TATGATCCCCCACAAGACCCAAATATGTTCAACCACAGGGCCGGCAGAACTGCAAGATTAGGAAGACAAGGGAGGGCCATTGTGTTTTTACTGCCCAAG GAAGAAGCCTATGTAGAGTTTATGCGCATAAGAAGAGTCCCtttggaagagagaaaatgcTCTGAGGACGCATCCGATGTCATCCCGATT ATACGTTCAGCTGCCATGAAGGACCGAGCAGTGATGGAGAAGGGATTAAAGgcatttgtttcctttgtccGTGCTTATAAGGAGCATCACTGCTCTTTCATTTTCAG ATGGAAAGACCTTGAGATTGGAAAGTTAGCCATGGGATATGGCCTCTTGTATCTTCCTTCAATGTCTGAAGTTAAACAACACAGACTTTCCAGTGAGGGTTTCACACCAGTTGAAGGTGTCaagtttgaagaaataaaattcaa GGACAAATATCGGGAGAAACAAAGACAGCAAAACTTACAAGTAAGGAAAGAGAAACggcaagaagagaaaaaagagaaaggcaAGAGAAAAAGGGTTGATGCTTCTGCTAGTAATGATCCTAAGAAAGCGTCGAGAAAGTTAACGGGGAAACAAAGACAAACTATTCAAACTgctgaagatgaagaagtgaTGGATCGAGATTATAAGTTGATGATAAAAGTAAAGAAAGGGTTAattaaagaagatgaatatgAAAGACTTACAGGAGATGATGATTTATTCtga
- a CDS encoding RNA-binding protein, which produces MFSSTMGAKRNNIPKLSDVGRIKVTGYDTGLPLDDLYTALAEHFSSCGEIWEIYIPLKFDETNTILNRFWWLLPPPFLSNSSAQVNVGGWNVSVEAYPYPAHANDSVRAVVHGKDVADTVTQLNGSYMRGRKLAVLGDCQTGNTYTPHSPPRQFQ; this is translated from the exons ATGTTCTCATCCACCATG GGAGCGAAACGGAATAACATTCCAAAACTGAG TGACGTTGGGAGGATTAAGGTTACGGGATATGACACTGGTCTTCCGCTTGATGATCTCTACACGGCGTTGGCAGAACATTTCTCTTCATGTGGAGAGATCTGGGAGATTTATATTCCCTTAAAATTTGATGAGACTAATACGATTCTCAACAGGTTTTGGTggcttcttcctcctccatttCTTTCCAACTCATCAGCTCAAGTTAACGTGGGAGGATGGAATGTCTCTGTTGAGGCTTATCCGTATCCGGCACACGCAAACGA CTCAGTTAGAGCTGTTGTTCACGGAAAAGACGTAGCTGATACCGTGACTCAACTTAATGGGAGCTACATGCGAGGACGCAAATTAGCTGTATTGGGTGACTGCCAAACCGGAAATACCTATACGCCTCATTCGCCGCCGCGTCAATTTCAGTAA
- a CDS encoding RNA-binding protein (RNA-binding protein; BEST Arabidopsis thaliana protein match is: RNA-binding (RRM/RBD/RNP motifs) family protein (TAIR:AT3G09160.1); Has 1807 Blast hits to 1807 proteins in 277 species: Archae - 0; Bacteria - 0; Metazoa - 736; Fungi - 347; Plants - 385; Viruses - 0; Other Eukaryotes - 339 (source: NCBI BLink).) produces MESMNLRADKPTEINVGQLVSGNDVGRIKVTGYDTGLPLDDLYTALAEHFSSCGEIWEIYIPLKFDETNTILNRFWWLLPPPFLSNSSAQVNVGGWNVSVEAYPYPAHANDSVRAVVHGKDVADTVTQLNGSYMRGRKLAVLGDCQTGNTYTPHSPPRQFQ; encoded by the exons ATGGAATCCATGAATCTCAGAGCCGATAAGCCTACCGAAATCAACGTCGGCCAGCTCGTTTCAGGTAA TGACGTTGGGAGGATTAAGGTTACGGGATATGACACTGGTCTTCCGCTTGATGATCTCTACACGGCGTTGGCAGAACATTTCTCTTCATGTGGAGAGATCTGGGAGATTTATATTCCCTTAAAATTTGATGAGACTAATACGATTCTCAACAGGTTTTGGTggcttcttcctcctccatttCTTTCCAACTCATCAGCTCAAGTTAACGTGGGAGGATGGAATGTCTCTGTTGAGGCTTATCCGTATCCGGCACACGCAAACGA CTCAGTTAGAGCTGTTGTTCACGGAAAAGACGTAGCTGATACCGTGACTCAACTTAATGGGAGCTACATGCGAGGACGCAAATTAGCTGTATTGGGTGACTGCCAAACCGGAAATACCTATACGCCTCATTCGCCGCCGCGTCAATTTCAGTAA